CTCCGCACGGGTCAGTTCGCGGGTGACGTCGGCTGCCTCAGTGGAGGCGGCCACGAGCTTGCTCTGCGCCGCTGCCCGCTGCAGCCCAAGTTCCGCGATGGCCGAGTTGTCGCTGACGCTGCGAGCCCGGTTCCGGAGTTTACGAACGTTACTGTCCAGAGCCTGCAAATCGAGCAGCCGCAGCTGCTCCGCCGACGATGCTTTTGCCACCGAAAAACCTCCACCTATGACCGGACCAACCTGGCCGGTTCCTCCCCTAGCCTATGCCAAGGGCGCAGATCAGTTCAGCCCGGGGGTCAGCACAAAGTCCCATGGATCGGTGTTGGTGCCGCTGATTCGGATCTCCGCTGCGAAGCCCTGATCGTTGAGCATGTTCTCCAGGGCGTTGGCTGCGGGGGTCAACCACAGCCATTCACTGCCGAAATGGGAGACGTCGATCAGGTAGGGCCGTCCGTTGACGGCCGCTTCGCGCGCCTCGGATGCCGGATGGTGGCGCAGGTCGGCTGTGACGTAAACGTCAGCCTTATGCCGGCGCACGGCGTCGAAAAGGCTGTCTCCGGCACCGCCGCAGACGGCAACCCGGCGGACGAGGCCGTGCGGATCTCCGGCCACGCGGACGCCGCCGGCCACGGCGGGCAGGATGCTGAAGACCAGTTTGGCGAAGTCCGCCAGGGTGGTGGCTTCGGACAGCTCCCCCACCCGGCCGATGCCTTCCTCGGGCAGTCCGTCCTCGGCGCGAACCAGGGGCACGACCCCGTGAAGGCCGAACGCGTCGGCCAGGACGTCCGATACTCCGCCGACGGCGCTGTCGCCGTTGGTATGCACTGTCAGCAGCGCGCATCCGCCTTCGATGAGGCGGTGGACGGCGTCGCCCTTGAATCCGGTGCCGGCCACCGAATGGACCGGCTTCAGGAACAGAGGATGGTGGGTCACCAGCAGGTCAGCACCCCAGTCGAGGGCTTCGTCGATCACCTCGGCGGTGGGGTCCACGGCAAAGAGAATGCGTTCGACGGCGCGGAACGGGCGTCCGGCCACCAAACCGACGGCATCCCAGCCCTCGGCCAGGGTTTCGGGCCACAGTTCCTCGGCGGCCAGCAGCACATCTCCCAGGGTGGGCACGGAGGCTGCCGCCGTTGCGGCCGGTTCCGGGTTTGCCGCGGCGTGCTGGTCCGGTTCCGTTCCCGGTGCCGCCGGTTCGCTGCCTTCGGCGGGCTTGTTTGTTTCCATGGTTTCAGTTGTACCCGCTCGGCAACCCGCGCTCAATTCGGCCGTGCCGTGCCGCACCCGGTTCCCGGCGCGGAGAGCGGACGGTTCCCGGCACCGGGAATTCTTCCGGGCGTGCGCGCATTGATAGAGGGTATGAAGACCTATGTACTTGGCGGAGGATGCTTTTGGTGCCTCGACGCCCTATATCAAAAGACCCGCGGAGTGACCGAAGTTGTTTCCGGTTACACCGGCGGGCAGACCGCCCATCCGGACTACCGCAGCGTCTGTTCGGGAACCACGGGCCACGCGGAGGTTGTTGCAGTGACCTTTGATGAGGACATTATTCCGGGTGAAGTGATCCTGGACATGTTCTTCATCTCCCACGACCCCACCACCCTGAACCGTCAGGGCTACGACGTCGGAACCCAGTACCGTTCTTCGATGTTCTATACGAACGAGACGGAGCGCGAGGAATTCGAGAAGGCCCGGGACCGCGCCCAGGCACACTGGGACAATCCCATCGTGACGGAAATCTCGCCGCTGCCGGAGTTCCATGTGGCGGAATCCGAACACCAGAACTTCTACGCCAAGCACCCCGAGGTGGGCTACTGCCAGGTGATCATCAACCCCAAGCTCGCCAAGGCGAGGAAATATTACGCCGAATGGCTTGACAACTGACTCTTGTACATGCTTGGCGATAGGCTTGAGCGGGCCCCGCTGCGTGTATTTACCAGCGGCGTTTGAGCCGCAAGGCTTCCAGAACACCCACAACGGATAGAGGACACACCATGGGACGGATTTACGACGACGTGACGCAGCTGGTCGGCGGCACGCCGCTGGTAAGGCTGAACCGGCTGACGGCAGGCCTTGACGCCGAGGTTGCGGTCAAGCTCGAGTTCTACAACCCCGCCAACAGCGTGAAGGACCGGATCGGCGTGGCCATCGTCAACGCCGCGGAAGAGGCCGGCGCACTGAAGCCCGGCGGCACGATCGTCGAGGGCACCTCCGGCAACACCGGCATCGCTCTGGCCATGGTGGGTGCCGCCCGCGGCTACAAGGTCATCCTGACAATGCCGGAGACCATGTCCACCGAGCGGCGCGTCATGCTCCGCGCCTACGGCGCCGAGATTGTCCTGACACCGGGCTCCGAAGGCATGCGCGGCGCCGTGGACAAGGCCAAGGAGATCGTGGCCAACACCGAGAACGCCATCTGGGCCCAGCAGTTCGCCAACGCTGCCAATCCGGAGGTCCACCGCCAGACGACGGCGGAGGAGATCTGGGAAGACACCAACGGCAAGGTGGACATCTTTGTGGCCGGGGTCGGCACCGGCGGCACCGTCACCGGCGTCGGGCAGGTCCTGAAGAAGCGCAAGCCCGGCGTGCAGATCGTCGCCGTGGAGCCCAAGGACTCCGCCATCCTCAACGGCGGCTCTCCGGGACCGCACAAGATCCAGGGCCTGGGTGCCAACTTTGTTCCCGAGGTGCTCGACACCGAGATCTATGACGAGGTCATCGATGCTTCGATCGAGGACTCCGTGGCCACCGCACGGGCGCTGGGCACGCAGGAGGGAATCCTCGGCGGCATTTCCTCGGGAGCCATTGTCTGGGCGGCCCTTGAGCTGGCCAAGCGGCCGGAAAACGCCGGTAAGCTGATTGTCGCCGTGGTCTGCGATTTCGGTGAGCGTTACATCTCCACCGTTCTGTACGACGACATCCGGAACTGAGACCCGTTCAATTCCCGGCTCCCACCGGGATCCGCCCGAGCAGAAAGTCCTCTGTGAGCCTGTTTGCACGCCTGCGTGAAGACCTCGACGCCGCGGCGTCCCATGACCCGGCCGCGCGCGGGTCGCTCGAGAACATTGTGATCTACTCGGGGCTTCACGCCATCTGGATGCACCGCCTGACCCACAGGATGTGGGCCCGGCCGGGGCTGCGTTTTCCGGCCCGGGTGCTCTCCCAGGCAACCCGCTTCGCCACCGGAATTGAAATCCATCCCGGGGCGACCATTGGCCGGCGCTTCTTCATTGATCACGGGATGGGCGTGGTGATCGGTGAGACGGCGGAGATCGGCAACGACGTCATGCTCTATCACGGCGTGACCCTCGGCGGGCGTTCCCTGGCCCGGATCAAGCGGCACCCCACCATCTGTGACGGCGTCACCGTGGGCGCCGGCGCGAAGATCCTGGGCCCGGTGACCATCGGCAAGAACAGCGCCGTCGGCGCCAACGCCGTCGTCGTGAAGGATGCTCCGGCCGATTCCATCATCACCGGAATCCCGGCCCGTTGGCGGCACCGCCATGTGAAAGAGACCCAGCCGGCCGTGGACCCGGCCGAGTACATCGACCCCGCAATCTACATCTGACGGTTCTGCCTCTGGCTGCTGCCCGGGCGTCCCGCCCGGACATTTGGCACCAACGGCAAAAGGCCGCCGGCACCCTTGGATTTCCCAGGGTGCCGGCGGCCTTTTTTGCTGTTCTGCGGGTGCTCGGTCCGCGGGTGCTAGTGGGTGTCCACCGCCGAGATCTCGGAGTGGTCACCGCTCCACAGCGTGTGGAAGGTCCCCTCGTCGTCCACGCGGTGATACGTGTGGGCGCCGAACAGGTCCCGCAGGCCCTGGGTCAGGGCGGCGGGCAGGCGCTTGCGGCGCAGGCCGTCGTAGTAGGCCAGCGATGAGGAGAAGACGGGCACCGGGATGCCCAGCTGGACCGCAACGGACACCACACGGCGCCAGGCCGGCAGGGCGGCGGCAATGGACTCGGCGAAGGCCGGGGCCAGCAGCAGGTTGGCCGGTGCGGAGTCGCCTGCGTAGGCCTTCATAATGTCATCGAGCAGTTCCGCGCGGATGATGCAGCCGGCGCGCCACAGCGACGCGATCTCATCAAGCTTCAGGTCCCAGCCGTACGTCTTGGCGGCGCTGGTGAGCATGTCGATGCCCTGGGCGTAGCTGACCAGCTTGGAGGCGTACAGTGCCTGCCGGACGTCCTCCACGAAGGTCTCGGGCAGCTCAACGGCAGCTTCGCCGCCAGCAAGGATGCCCTGGGCCTCTTCGCGCTGGCCGCGCTGCGAGGACAGTGCCCGGGCAAAGACTGATTCAGCAATCGCCGACACGGGCGAGCCCAGGTCCAGGCCCGAGACCACAGTCCAGCGGCCGGTGCCCTTCTGGCCGGCGGAGTCCACGACGACGTCGACAAACGGCTTGCCGGTCCGGGCATCGGTGTGCGCCAGGACCTCAGCGGTGATTTCGATCAGGAAGGAGCTGAGCTGACCGGTGTTCCACTCGGTGAAAATCTTGGCCTGTTCGGCCGGCTCGATGCCTGCGGCTGAGCGCAGAAGGTCATAAGCTTCCCCGATGACCTGCATGTCAGCGTATTCGATGCCGTTGTGGACCATCTTCACGAAGTGGCCGGCACCGTCGGTGCCGATCCAGGTGCAGCAGGGCTTGCCGTCGTACGTGGCGGCGATCTTTTCCAGCATCGGACCCAGGGAGTCGTAGGACTCTTTGGAGCCTCCGGGCATGATGGACGGGCCCAGCAGGGCACCTTCCTCGCCGCCGGACACTCCGACGCCCACGAAGTGCAGGTCCTTTTCGGCCAGTGCGGCCTCGCGGCGGCGGGTGTCCTCGTAGTGCGAGTTGCCGGCGTCGATGACAATGTCACCGGCTTCCAGCAGCGGCACCAGCTTCTCGATCACCGAGTCAACGGGCGCCCCGGCCTTGACCATGATCAGGACCCGGCGCGGCTTTTCGAGTGAATCAACCAGCTCCTGCAGGGATTCGGTGCGGATGAAGTCTCCTTCGTCCCCGTGCGCGGACAGCAGTGCGTCAGTCTTCTCGATCGACCGGTTGTGAAGGGCCACGGTGTACCCGTTCCGGGCCAGGTTCCGGGCCAGGTTTGCGCCCATTACTGCCAGACCGGTGACGCCAATTTGTGCGCTCAAGTTTTCTCCAGAATTCTTTGGGGCCCCAGCCAGGGGCCACGGCGATCGGCGCTCACCCGCCGTCTTTACCCACAAGCCTATGCTTCAGGCCCGCCGGCCCGCCACACTGCGTCGTCCGTGTCGCCTGCGGCAGGCGGGGTGCCCGGGGTTCCGGTGGTTTCGAAGGAGTTGATGACGCTGGCTACGTCCTCCACCACCGAAACTCCGTCTTCCATCGTCTCGGTCCCGGAGGTCAGGACCACCACCGCGTACTCCGCTCCGCCGCTGCGGACGAATCCGAGGCTTCCGACGTTCCAGGTCAGGTCATCGTCCTGCAGCCAGCCGTTTTTCAGGGCGACTTCGGCGCCGCCGGCCGGCAGTCCGGCACTGATCCCCCACTGCTGGTCGGCCTCCACGTTTTCCATTAGTTCGACGGCGTATGCCTGCAGGTCGCTGTTGATCCAGTCCACGCCGTCGAGCACTGCGCGGGCGACCTTGAGCTGGTCCTCGACGCCGGTGGCATTGGCGCCCCAGATCTCGGCTGCCTGGGTTTCCGTCACGCCGAGCAGCTCATAGGTCCGGGACAGCTCCGGCGCACCTCCGACGGCCTGGTAAAGCGTGGTGGTGGCGTTATTGTCGCTGTATTCGATCATCATCACGGCGAGGTATTCCTCTTCCAGGGTCAGCTCGCGCTCCTGCTCGGTGGCCTGGCGCAGCAGGGTCAGCAGGATGGGAACTTTGACCAAGCTGGCTTCGAGGTATTCGGCGGTTGGGTTGTAGTACCAGGCCCGGCCGGTGGCGGTCTCGTAGACGGCCGCGGAGATTTCGGCGTCGGCCTGGTCCGCGTACTTGTTCAGCGCGGCGTCGAGCTGCTCGGCCTCATCCGCAGGGAGGGAATCGGGATTGGCAGGTTCCGTGGTGGCCTCGACCGGCGCCGGATCTTCCTCGGCGGCCGGCAGGCCCGTGCAGCCGGCGGTGAGCGGGAGCAGCAGCGCGGCCGCTGCCGCAAGTGAGCGCCGGAGTGTAGTACGGGTAAAGGCTGTAGACATGTCTGCACCCCCTGTTCCTGTTTGTACCTGAGGTTCGCGTTTGAGGGTTTGCGCTTGCAGTTTGCACTTGCGCCGGTGAGCTGCGGTCCGGGTTCCGGCGGAATGCTTCTCTATCTGGATAGCAGAGAACTCTGTCCGGAAACTATGTAGCCGCCGGTCTGCCGCGCAGGGCCGCCGCAGCCGGAACTGCCGCGTGGCGAACTTCACGGTTCGGGGCCTGATGAAAACGGGCCTGATGAAGACTGCGCTGTCCGCCGGCGTCACCCGGACCCTGCCGTGCCCGGGGCTGAAGCTGGCCGGTCCGTTTTGACTTCACCGGAGAGACCTGATTCGGTTGCAGGGCGGCTGGCCGGCTCATCGGGCCTCGGACTGGCCGTACGCAAACTGTGCCGGATGCCGCTTTCGCCGTTTCCTGCCGGCAGAACCTGCCGCCCCTTTCTCCTGACGGATTGAATCCGGGCGCCACACTTCAGCTTCCCCTTTTGCGCGGCCGCGCGCCGCTTATCCCCGTCCTCCGGACCCGGAAATCCTCGCTGCGGCATCGAGGCCCCTGAATCGAGGAGACATATGACACAACGGGTAGGAATCATTGGGGCCGGTCCCAGCGGAATGGCACAGCTGCGCGCCTTCGAATCGGCTCGCGCGCTCGGTGCTGAAGTTCCGGACATTGTCTGCTTCGAAAAACAGTCGGATTGGGGCGGCCAGTGGAACTACAGCTGGCGGACAGGACTGGACGGGGCAGGCGAGCCGGCGCATTCAAGCATGTACCGCCACCTCTGGTCCAACGGCCCCAAAGAATGCCTCGAGTTCGCTGATTACAGCTTTGACGAGCACTTCGGCCGCCCGATTTCCTCCTATCCCCCGCGGGAGGTCCTTTTTGACTACATCAAGGGCCGGGTCGAAAAGAGCGACGTGCGAAAGTACGTCCGCTTCAACACCGTGGCCCGATGGGTTTCCTGGGGCGAGGAGGCGGCGGAGTTCACCGTTCAAGTGGAAGACCTGGTCACGGGCAACACCGAAACCCACGTCTTCGATACGCTGGTGGTCGCCATCGGGCACTTCTCCAGCCCTGTGGTCCCGGAGTTTCCCGGAATCAATACCTTCCCCGGCGAGGTCCTGCACGCGCACGACTTCCGCGGCGCCGAACGCTTCGCCGGCCGCAACATCCTCATGATCGGCAGCAGCTATTCGGCCGAGGACATCGGCTCGCAGGCCTACAAGATGGGAGCCAGCTCGGTCACCATCAGCTACCGCAGCCACGAACTTGGTTATGACTGGCCGGAGGGCATCGAGGAACGTCCGCTCGTGACCGGCTTCGCGGGCAGCACCGCGCAGTTTCTGGACGGCAGCACCAAGGAGGTGGACGCCGTCGTGCTGTGCACCGGCTACCGCCACACCTTCCCGTTCCTACCCTCGGAGCTCTCCCTGGTGTCCCGGAACGTCCTCTATCCCGCAGACCTCTACAAGGGCGTCCTGTGGCAGGACAACCCGAACCTGATCTACCTGGGCATGCAGGACCAGTACTACACGTTCAATATGTTCGATGCGCAGGCCTGGTACGCCCGCGACGTCATCATGGGCAGAATAACGGTGCCGACGGCGCAGGAACGCGCGGCGGACATCGCCGGCTGGCTTTCAGCGCAGGACGCACTGGTCACGCACGACGACGGCGCCGACTTCCAGACTGCCTACGTCCGGGACCTCATCGACCGCACCGACTACCCCGACTTCGACCTGGCCGCCGTCTCAGAGCTGTTCAAGGCCTGGATGCAGGACAAGCAGCGGGACATCATGGGCTACCGCGACGTCGTGCATCCTTCGGTGATCACCGGGACCATGGCGCAGCAGCACCATACACGCTGGATCGAGGCGATGGATGACAGCCTGGCTGCCTATTTGGCGCCGGCGGACGGGACTGCTGCGGCGGTTCCGGAGTCAGAATCCGGAGCGGACCGGCTCCCGGTTCCCCTTCCCGTGTCCTAACTGTCCGCTGCGGCCGGGAAACGCCGCGCCGAGGACCTGCAGACACAAACAGAAAACCCCGCCGTCCGGAACCGGACGACGGGGTTTTCGTTGTACCGCTGTACTTCTGCGGTGGGTCCTACCGGGATCGAACCGATGACATCCACGGTGTAAACGTGGCGCTCTACCAGCTGAGCTAAAGACCCTTTGTGACCGTTATGCCTTTCAAGATCTCCTTGATCAGCGCCGCATCACGAGGAATTACTTTACCGGACGGATGAGGATTTCTCCTAATCAGCGCCAAAATCGTGCGACAGGTCGGGCAGTTCCGCCGCCAAATACTCCAACGCGGTGGCCACTCCCGCCTCTATTTTCAGATCCGCGAGGTCATCCCCACGGGTGGATCCGCGGTTGATGATCACCACTGGCTTGCCGCTCTTGTGTGCGTGCTTGACGAACCGCAGTCCGCTCATCACCGTCAGCGACGAACCGGCGACCAGCAGCGCGTCGGCGGCGTTGAGCATGGCGAAGGCCGCGGCCACCCGGTCGCGGGGAACGTTTTCGCCGAAATAGACGAAGTCCGGCTTGAGCAGACCGCCGCAGACGGGGCAGCCGGCCACCACGAAATCCTCGGTGTCCGCGACGTCCGCATCGGCGTCGGGCGCGATGTCGCCATCGAGCCGGGTGCGCTCCAGGAAGCCGGGGTTCAATTCCTCGAGTAACCGGGCCACGGTCTGGCGGGAATATCGGGTGCCGCAGTCCAGGCACAGGACGCGGTCAAAGCGCCCGTGCAGGTCGACGGCGAGGGCACTGCCGGCGTCGGCATGCAGCCGGTCCACGTTCTGGGTAATCAGGCCGGTGGTCAGGCCCCGGCGTTCCAAGCGGGCGACGGCGGCGTGGCCGGCATTGGGGAGGGCGTGGCGCAGATGGTGCCAGCCAACATGGTTCCGTGCCCAGTAGCGGCGGCGGAGCTCGGGGTCCCCCACGAACTCCTGGTACGTCATGGGCTTGCGCGGCGGGGCTTCAGGTCCCCGATAGTCGGGGATGCCCGAATCCGTGCTCATGCCGGCACCGGTCAGGACAGCCAGGCGGCGGCCGCTCAACAACTGCACCGCCCGGCGGAGCAGGCGTTCCTCGTCGGGCGTGGGCGCAGGGGCCGACGGTGTCGGCTCCGAGCGGACAAATCCGGTGAGCCCCAGTCCGGGCCTTCCCTGCCCGGATCCGGCCTGTCCGGAAGAAACCGGTCCGGAGGAAACTTGTCCGGCGGAAGGTGAATCGAAGAACTGAGGTGCGTTGGTCATTCCGAAGGCATCTCCTTGAGGGCGTCCAGATAGGCCTGCAGGGGACGGGGAGTGCCGGGATCCGACCGGATCTCGGTGTGGATCAGGCCTCTACCATCGATGATAAAGGAGGCCCGGACCGGACGTCCCAAATCGGCGTCGAACGCCTGGTAGGCATCCGCCACCTGGCCGTGCGGCCAGAAATCGGCCAGCAGGTCGAAGGAATAGCCGCGCTGCTGCGCATAGGCACGCAGGGCGTATTTTGAGTCACAGGACACCGCCAGCAACCGGGAGCCCGCCCGGGCGATCTCATCCCGGGCACCCTGAAGCTCATCCAGCTCTCCGGTGCACACACCCGAGAAAGCAAAGGGGTAGAACACGAGAACGACGGGTGTTCCCCGAAGAGCGGACAGGGAAACCGGTTCGCCAAACTGATTGGGCAGCGAAAAGTCCGGCGCCGGCCGCTGCGGTGCAGCAGCCGGAACCGGACTTCGACGCAAAGCGGGTGCTACTTCTTGCGGCGGGCGACCAGGCGGGTTGCTGCCCAGTCGCTGCTGACCGCCGCGGATGTCGTGACGTGCAGGCCGGATGTAGGCGCGGCTTCCTCAATGTCAGCCGGGGGGACGTACCCGACCCGTCCGGATTTGGGGGTCAGGACCCAGACGACTCCGCCGTCGTCGAGGGTGGTGATGGAATCCACCAGCGCGTCCACCAGGTCCCCGTCGTCGGCCCGCCACCAGAGGATGACTCCGTCTACGACGTCGTGGTCCTCTTCCGTCAGGAGCTCGCTCCCCACCAAGTCCTCGAGGCCGTCGCGGAGGTCAAAATCGACGTCCTCGTCGTAACCGAATTCCTGAATCAGGTCTTGGTCTTTGAAACCCAATCTTCCCGCCACGTTCTTATCCGTGACGGCTTCGGCCTCGCTCACTTCACTCCTCCTGGTTGACTGCATAAATACAAGGGAATCACATATTTGGACGAGATGTGGTGTCTAGGACACAAGCCAACACCTTTTGTCCGCAACGTACAAGGTTCCGGCGGCAAGGTATCGCGTGTACGCCGGCGCCGGACAGCCAATAGCGAACGGGCTACGCAACAGCCACTCAGCGGGACTAGAGTGGGAGACATAGGCTCCGGAGGCACCAGCATCCGCAC
This genomic interval from Arthrobacter sp. zg-Y820 contains the following:
- a CDS encoding Nif3-like dinuclear metal center hexameric protein, with product METNKPAEGSEPAAPGTEPDQHAAANPEPAATAAASVPTLGDVLLAAEELWPETLAEGWDAVGLVAGRPFRAVERILFAVDPTAEVIDEALDWGADLLVTHHPLFLKPVHSVAGTGFKGDAVHRLIEGGCALLTVHTNGDSAVGGVSDVLADAFGLHGVVPLVRAEDGLPEEGIGRVGELSEATTLADFAKLVFSILPAVAGGVRVAGDPHGLVRRVAVCGGAGDSLFDAVRRHKADVYVTADLRHHPASEAREAAVNGRPYLIDVSHFGSEWLWLTPAANALENMLNDQGFAAEIRISGTNTDPWDFVLTPGLN
- the msrA gene encoding peptide-methionine (S)-S-oxide reductase MsrA; translation: MKTYVLGGGCFWCLDALYQKTRGVTEVVSGYTGGQTAHPDYRSVCSGTTGHAEVVAVTFDEDIIPGEVILDMFFISHDPTTLNRQGYDVGTQYRSSMFYTNETEREEFEKARDRAQAHWDNPIVTEISPLPEFHVAESEHQNFYAKHPEVGYCQVIINPKLAKARKYYAEWLDN
- the cysK gene encoding cysteine synthase A; the protein is MGRIYDDVTQLVGGTPLVRLNRLTAGLDAEVAVKLEFYNPANSVKDRIGVAIVNAAEEAGALKPGGTIVEGTSGNTGIALAMVGAARGYKVILTMPETMSTERRVMLRAYGAEIVLTPGSEGMRGAVDKAKEIVANTENAIWAQQFANAANPEVHRQTTAEEIWEDTNGKVDIFVAGVGTGGTVTGVGQVLKKRKPGVQIVAVEPKDSAILNGGSPGPHKIQGLGANFVPEVLDTEIYDEVIDASIEDSVATARALGTQEGILGGISSGAIVWAALELAKRPENAGKLIVAVVCDFGERYISTVLYDDIRN
- the epsC gene encoding serine O-acetyltransferase EpsC, with protein sequence MSLFARLREDLDAAASHDPAARGSLENIVIYSGLHAIWMHRLTHRMWARPGLRFPARVLSQATRFATGIEIHPGATIGRRFFIDHGMGVVIGETAEIGNDVMLYHGVTLGGRSLARIKRHPTICDGVTVGAGAKILGPVTIGKNSAVGANAVVVKDAPADSIITGIPARWRHRHVKETQPAVDPAEYIDPAIYI
- the gndA gene encoding NADP-dependent phosphogluconate dehydrogenase, producing the protein MSAQIGVTGLAVMGANLARNLARNGYTVALHNRSIEKTDALLSAHGDEGDFIRTESLQELVDSLEKPRRVLIMVKAGAPVDSVIEKLVPLLEAGDIVIDAGNSHYEDTRRREAALAEKDLHFVGVGVSGGEEGALLGPSIMPGGSKESYDSLGPMLEKIAATYDGKPCCTWIGTDGAGHFVKMVHNGIEYADMQVIGEAYDLLRSAAGIEPAEQAKIFTEWNTGQLSSFLIEITAEVLAHTDARTGKPFVDVVVDSAGQKGTGRWTVVSGLDLGSPVSAIAESVFARALSSQRGQREEAQGILAGGEAAVELPETFVEDVRQALYASKLVSYAQGIDMLTSAAKTYGWDLKLDEIASLWRAGCIIRAELLDDIMKAYAGDSAPANLLLAPAFAESIAAALPAWRRVVSVAVQLGIPVPVFSSSLAYYDGLRRKRLPAALTQGLRDLFGAHTYHRVDDEGTFHTLWSGDHSEISAVDTH
- a CDS encoding serine hydrolase, which encodes MSTAFTRTTLRRSLAAAAALLLPLTAGCTGLPAAEEDPAPVEATTEPANPDSLPADEAEQLDAALNKYADQADAEISAAVYETATGRAWYYNPTAEYLEASLVKVPILLTLLRQATEQERELTLEEEYLAVMMIEYSDNNATTTLYQAVGGAPELSRTYELLGVTETQAAEIWGANATGVEDQLKVARAVLDGVDWINSDLQAYAVELMENVEADQQWGISAGLPAGGAEVALKNGWLQDDDLTWNVGSLGFVRSGGAEYAVVVLTSGTETMEDGVSVVEDVASVINSFETTGTPGTPPAAGDTDDAVWRAGGPEA
- a CDS encoding NAD(P)/FAD-dependent oxidoreductase is translated as MTQRVGIIGAGPSGMAQLRAFESARALGAEVPDIVCFEKQSDWGGQWNYSWRTGLDGAGEPAHSSMYRHLWSNGPKECLEFADYSFDEHFGRPISSYPPREVLFDYIKGRVEKSDVRKYVRFNTVARWVSWGEEAAEFTVQVEDLVTGNTETHVFDTLVVAIGHFSSPVVPEFPGINTFPGEVLHAHDFRGAERFAGRNILMIGSSYSAEDIGSQAYKMGASSVTISYRSHELGYDWPEGIEERPLVTGFAGSTAQFLDGSTKEVDAVVLCTGYRHTFPFLPSELSLVSRNVLYPADLYKGVLWQDNPNLIYLGMQDQYYTFNMFDAQAWYARDVIMGRITVPTAQERAADIAGWLSAQDALVTHDDGADFQTAYVRDLIDRTDYPDFDLAAVSELFKAWMQDKQRDIMGYRDVVHPSVITGTMAQQHHTRWIEAMDDSLAAYLAPADGTAAAVPESESGADRLPVPLPVS
- a CDS encoding NAD-dependent protein deacetylase; the encoded protein is MTNAPQFFDSPSAGQVSSGPVSSGQAGSGQGRPGLGLTGFVRSEPTPSAPAPTPDEERLLRRAVQLLSGRRLAVLTGAGMSTDSGIPDYRGPEAPPRKPMTYQEFVGDPELRRRYWARNHVGWHHLRHALPNAGHAAVARLERRGLTTGLITQNVDRLHADAGSALAVDLHGRFDRVLCLDCGTRYSRQTVARLLEELNPGFLERTRLDGDIAPDADADVADTEDFVVAGCPVCGGLLKPDFVYFGENVPRDRVAAAFAMLNAADALLVAGSSLTVMSGLRFVKHAHKSGKPVVIINRGSTRGDDLADLKIEAGVATALEYLAAELPDLSHDFGAD
- a CDS encoding redoxin domain-containing protein, which encodes MRRSPVPAAAPQRPAPDFSLPNQFGEPVSLSALRGTPVVLVFYPFAFSGVCTGELDELQGARDEIARAGSRLLAVSCDSKYALRAYAQQRGYSFDLLADFWPHGQVADAYQAFDADLGRPVRASFIIDGRGLIHTEIRSDPGTPRPLQAYLDALKEMPSE
- a CDS encoding DUF3052 domain-containing protein: MSEAEAVTDKNVAGRLGFKDQDLIQEFGYDEDVDFDLRDGLEDLVGSELLTEEDHDVVDGVILWWRADDGDLVDALVDSITTLDDGGVVWVLTPKSGRVGYVPPADIEEAAPTSGLHVTTSAAVSSDWAATRLVARRKK